The following proteins are co-located in the Dehalococcoidales bacterium genome:
- the carB gene encoding carbamoyl-phosphate synthase large subunit, translating into EVNPRVSRSSALASKATGYPIARVAAKIAVGKRLDEIPNAVTGKTMASFEPALDYIVVKIPRWPFDKFESGDRVLGTQMKATGEVMAIDRCFEAALQKAVRSLEFGNRSLLWEDLKWEPGTSIGHYPLEPNDLRLWALMAALRRGITPQELSGRTKIDFWFLDKLRNIVDMEKRLLAETLTPELLLQAKRLGFSDEQIGTLADRLPEQVRQSRHQWQIRPVYKMVDTCAAEFDAATPYFSSTYEQENEAKPVGENRAVVIGSGPIRIGQGIEFDYCSVHSAWALQESGFKSIMVNSNPETVSTDFDTSDRLYFEALDEESLRDILENEGGQALPDIPAGAAPASIVQFGGQTAINLSQPLSRAGLLILGSSADAIDLASDRGRFEKFLSELGIPQPPGAGVTSVDDALNIAKIIGYPVLIRPSYVLGGRAMEIVHDASELVRYMKLAMELDTKHPVLIDKYLEGKEVEVDAIGDGETVFIPGIMEHIERAGVHSGDSMAVYPGVNLSTQEVETIVDYAVRIGLELKIKGLMNIQFVIMPGVGDQGSSIYVLEVNPRSSRTIPFISKVTGVPMVNVATKVMLGKSLREQGYQTGLRESRELIAIKAPVFSMSKLVGVDTYLGPEMKSTGEVMGIDYTFNAALAKVLLAAGLMLAPQGAILLSIADRDKPEALPIIRRLASIGYKLYATEGTAAMIEAAGLPVKTIPKKLSEGHPNVIDVINEGTVNGVLNTITGGRIPLRDGFEVRRAATEKRIPCFTSLDTARAAVEALVNGGQTYSAQPLPEYRNKGLRQQVP; encoded by the coding sequence GGCTTCCTTCGAGCCGGCGCTGGACTATATCGTGGTCAAGATTCCGCGCTGGCCCTTTGACAAGTTTGAGTCGGGCGACCGTGTCCTGGGCACGCAGATGAAAGCCACCGGTGAGGTGATGGCCATTGACCGCTGCTTTGAGGCTGCGTTGCAGAAGGCGGTGCGCTCCCTGGAGTTCGGCAACCGCTCCCTGCTCTGGGAAGACCTGAAATGGGAGCCGGGCACCAGCATCGGTCACTACCCTCTGGAACCTAACGACCTCCGGTTGTGGGCGCTGATGGCGGCTTTGAGACGAGGGATAACCCCGCAGGAGCTTTCGGGACGCACTAAAATTGACTTCTGGTTCCTGGACAAATTGCGGAACATTGTCGACATGGAGAAGCGTCTCCTGGCGGAAACACTGACGCCGGAGCTATTGTTGCAAGCAAAGCGTCTCGGCTTCTCCGATGAGCAGATTGGCACCCTGGCTGACCGGCTGCCGGAGCAAGTCAGGCAGTCGCGCCACCAGTGGCAAATCCGTCCCGTCTACAAGATGGTTGATACCTGTGCCGCCGAGTTTGACGCCGCCACCCCCTATTTCTCCAGCACCTACGAGCAGGAGAACGAAGCGAAACCGGTCGGTGAGAACCGGGCGGTGGTCATTGGCAGCGGGCCGATCCGCATCGGCCAGGGTATCGAGTTCGACTATTGCAGCGTCCACTCCGCCTGGGCGTTACAGGAGTCCGGTTTCAAGAGCATCATGGTCAACTCCAACCCGGAGACGGTCTCTACTGATTTCGATACCAGTGACCGCCTCTATTTTGAAGCCCTGGACGAGGAGAGCCTGCGTGATATCCTGGAGAATGAGGGCGGGCAAGCCCTCCCTGATATTCCGGCCGGCGCTGCCCCGGCCTCGATAGTGCAGTTCGGCGGGCAGACGGCCATCAATCTCTCCCAGCCTTTATCCCGTGCCGGTCTGCTTATCCTTGGTTCCAGCGCGGATGCTATTGACCTGGCCAGTGACCGGGGACGGTTCGAGAAATTTCTCAGCGAATTAGGTATTCCCCAGCCACCGGGAGCCGGGGTAACCTCTGTCGATGACGCGCTCAACATCGCCAAGATCATCGGTTATCCGGTGCTGATTCGTCCCAGCTATGTCCTCGGCGGCCGGGCTATGGAGATTGTCCATGACGCCAGCGAGCTTGTCCGCTACATGAAGCTGGCGATGGAGCTTGATACCAAACACCCGGTACTGATTGATAAGTACCTGGAGGGTAAGGAGGTGGAGGTCGACGCCATCGGTGATGGCGAGACCGTCTTTATCCCCGGTATCATGGAGCATATCGAGCGGGCCGGGGTGCACAGCGGCGACTCCATGGCGGTTTATCCCGGGGTGAACCTTTCCACGCAGGAAGTGGAGACTATTGTTGATTACGCGGTGCGCATCGGGTTGGAGTTGAAAATCAAGGGGCTGATGAATATCCAGTTTGTTATCATGCCGGGGGTTGGTGACCAGGGTTCATCAATCTACGTGCTGGAAGTAAACCCTCGCTCCAGCCGTACCATCCCCTTTATCTCCAAGGTTACCGGAGTGCCCATGGTCAATGTGGCCACCAAGGTGATGCTCGGTAAGAGCCTCAGGGAACAGGGGTACCAGACCGGGCTCAGGGAAAGCCGGGAGCTGATTGCTATTAAAGCCCCGGTCTTTTCGATGTCAAAACTGGTCGGGGTTGATACTTATCTCGGCCCTGAGATGAAGTCCACCGGCGAGGTCATGGGGATTGATTATACCTTCAATGCCGCTCTGGCCAAGGTGCTTCTGGCCGCCGGTCTGATGCTGGCGCCTCAGGGGGCGATACTGCTCAGCATTGCCGATCGGGACAAGCCGGAAGCGCTGCCCATTATCCGCAGGCTGGCATCAATCGGCTATAAGCTCTATGCCACTGAAGGCACTGCTGCCATGATTGAGGCCGCCGGGCTGCCGGTAAAGACGATACCCAAAAAACTGAGTGAAGGCCACCCTAATGTCATCGATGTCATTAATGAAGGTACGGTAAATGGAGTGCTCAATACGATTACCGGAGGACGTATCCCGCTCCGGGACGGCTTTGAGGTACGCCGTGCCGCCACTGAGAAGCGTATTCCCTGCTTCACCTCGCTGGATACCGCCCGGGCGGCGGTGGAGGCGCTGGTCAATGGAGGTCAGACTTACAGCGCGCAGCCCTTACCGGAGTATCGCAACAAGGGGTTGCGACAACAAGTGCCGTAA
- a CDS encoding dihydroorotate dehydrogenase electron transfer subunit, producing the protein MKQVLAPIVSVTGVSSGFHLMWLDSPEIASESRPGQFVMVRCGEETTLRRPLSIHQVDDGKVAFLFSVIGKGTRWLSRRQAGDKLDISGPMGNGFSIYPASQELLLVGGGIGIAPLCYLAQEALRKGCRITLLAGAQTAACLYPERMLPAEINVACATDDGTTGKMGMITGLLPDYADRADQVFACGPLPMYRTMAQMPELKDKPVQVSLEMRMGCGRGVCYGCTLKTQNGLKLVCEHGPVFEMGDILWDELPPALV; encoded by the coding sequence TTGAAACAGGTACTTGCCCCCATTGTTTCCGTGACTGGTGTCTCCTCCGGTTTCCATCTGATGTGGCTGGACTCCCCGGAGATAGCTTCCGAGTCCAGGCCGGGGCAATTTGTCATGGTGCGCTGCGGGGAAGAGACTACGCTGCGCCGTCCGTTAAGTATCCATCAGGTGGATGATGGTAAAGTTGCCTTCTTGTTTAGCGTGATTGGTAAGGGGACACGCTGGCTGTCCCGGCGTCAGGCAGGAGATAAACTGGATATATCAGGACCGATGGGCAACGGTTTTTCAATCTATCCCGCTTCACAGGAACTGCTATTGGTTGGCGGCGGTATCGGCATCGCTCCGTTATGCTATCTGGCACAGGAGGCGTTGCGGAAAGGATGCAGGATAACCCTGCTGGCGGGCGCGCAGACGGCGGCGTGTCTTTACCCGGAACGTATGCTGCCTGCCGAGATTAATGTGGCCTGCGCTACTGATGACGGCACTACGGGTAAGATGGGTATGATAACCGGCCTTCTACCGGACTATGCAGATCGGGCAGACCAGGTCTTTGCCTGCGGGCCGCTGCCGATGTATCGGACAATGGCGCAAATGCCGGAATTAAAGGACAAACCGGTGCAGGTTTCATTGGAGATGAGGATGGGGTGTGGGCGGGGGGTCTGCTACGGTTGCACGCTGAAGACTCAAAATGGATTGAAGCTGGTCTGTGAGCATGGGCCGGTCTTTGAGATGGGGGATATCCTCTGGGATGAATTACCTCCGGCACTGGTGTGA
- a CDS encoding CBS domain-containing protein, whose protein sequence is MKVKELLDKKGRAVITIGQNETIEAAIQKLVGNSIGALPVCDTKDKILGIVSERDLLKECSKSSKKIDSTRVKDVMTRDVAIGLPEDELDYVRSIMTQKRIRHLPIMAGARLEGIISMRDIIETQLEESRAQVRFFNDYVSGGYV, encoded by the coding sequence ATGAAAGTAAAGGAGCTTCTGGATAAGAAAGGGCGTGCAGTTATTACCATCGGGCAGAATGAGACCATCGAGGCAGCCATTCAGAAACTGGTCGGGAATAGCATCGGCGCGCTTCCGGTGTGTGATACCAAAGATAAAATACTGGGTATCGTTTCCGAAAGAGACCTGCTGAAGGAGTGCTCCAAAAGCAGTAAGAAGATTGACAGTACGCGGGTCAAAGACGTGATGACCCGGGATGTAGCCATTGGACTCCCTGAAGATGAGCTGGACTATGTCCGGAGCATCATGACCCAGAAACGCATCAGACACCTCCCCATCATGGCCGGAGCCAGGCTTGAGGGCATAATCTCGATGCGGGACATCATCGAGACGCAACTGGAAGAGTCCCGGGCACAGGTGCGCTTTTTTAACGATTATGTTTCAGGGGGCTATGTATAA